The following coding sequences lie in one Alloacidobacterium dinghuense genomic window:
- a CDS encoding carboxylesterase/lipase family protein — MSTAIGLSSASAAPEAASQVGQCESQAPCERRKIVASDQVTVVETSAGKVRGFERSGVFIFKGVPYGASTSGANRFMPPMKPESWGGIRNALAYGRICPQEDSAHFNTDGKNLANADEDAFLLHRGYAIRVPGEDCLRVNVWTPEINGSGKRPVMVYMHGGGFSGGCGHDLLSYEGESLARNHDVVLVNHNHRLNVYGYLNLEALGGDDFAASANVGMLDLVAVLEWVRTHISMFGGDPNNVTIFGQSGGGGKVAALLAMPAAKGLFHRAIIQSGPFLRALSPDYSHRVTETLLAELGLRKSEVRKLQTIPVDQLSGAAAEAIRKTPQPQPSYRDSFGESGWGPTVDGHSLPIHPFDPGAPVISADIPLITGTNLHESVSGLDHPGADTMTAEEMNRRVHEMYGIDADAIIAAYKQDYPNARPFDLYATIATAKWRIPAFTQASRKAALGGAPAYSYIYSWRTPVLDSRPGTFHACEISFAFDNAELCDHYSAGDPAAFALSKQMSTSWVSFARTGNPNHSGLPHWPRYTQESRAVMCFDAPCATRNNPEGKGLEIIMRSQPSESARLD, encoded by the coding sequence GTGAGCACGGCGATCGGATTATCCAGCGCATCGGCAGCTCCGGAAGCTGCATCGCAGGTGGGGCAATGTGAATCGCAGGCACCCTGCGAGCGACGCAAGATCGTTGCCTCAGATCAAGTGACAGTAGTCGAGACCAGCGCGGGGAAGGTTCGGGGATTCGAAAGAAGCGGTGTTTTCATCTTCAAAGGCGTCCCCTACGGCGCGTCCACTTCTGGAGCAAACCGCTTTATGCCGCCGATGAAACCGGAGTCCTGGGGGGGCATTCGCAATGCGTTGGCATACGGGCGGATCTGTCCGCAGGAAGATTCCGCACACTTTAATACAGACGGCAAAAACCTCGCGAACGCGGACGAAGATGCTTTCCTGCTTCATCGCGGGTACGCCATCCGCGTACCTGGAGAAGACTGCTTGCGTGTCAACGTTTGGACGCCGGAGATCAATGGATCTGGTAAACGCCCAGTGATGGTCTACATGCACGGGGGTGGATTCTCTGGTGGTTGCGGCCACGACCTCCTTTCATACGAAGGCGAGAGTCTAGCGCGCAATCACGACGTCGTACTCGTGAACCACAATCATCGTTTGAATGTGTACGGGTATCTGAACTTGGAGGCTCTAGGCGGCGATGACTTCGCTGCGTCCGCCAACGTGGGAATGCTGGACCTGGTGGCTGTGCTCGAGTGGGTGCGCACTCATATTTCGATGTTTGGCGGCGATCCGAATAACGTCACGATCTTTGGCCAGTCGGGTGGTGGCGGAAAAGTTGCGGCCCTGCTGGCCATGCCGGCGGCGAAGGGCCTTTTCCATCGCGCGATTATCCAAAGCGGACCATTTCTCAGAGCCTTATCGCCAGATTACTCACATCGCGTGACCGAAACGTTGCTCGCCGAACTCGGATTGCGAAAATCGGAGGTGAGGAAATTGCAAACGATTCCGGTGGACCAGCTATCGGGGGCTGCCGCGGAAGCCATTCGCAAGACGCCGCAGCCACAGCCTTCCTACCGCGATTCCTTTGGCGAGAGCGGCTGGGGTCCGACCGTCGACGGCCACTCTCTTCCGATTCATCCCTTTGACCCGGGTGCGCCGGTGATCTCCGCCGACATTCCATTGATCACTGGCACCAATCTCCACGAGAGCGTGAGCGGGCTCGACCATCCTGGCGCAGATACTATGACGGCCGAGGAGATGAACCGGCGAGTTCACGAGATGTACGGGATCGACGCCGATGCCATCATCGCAGCGTATAAGCAGGATTATCCGAATGCGAGGCCGTTCGACCTCTACGCGACCATTGCGACTGCAAAATGGCGCATTCCGGCATTCACGCAGGCGTCGAGGAAGGCCGCGTTGGGCGGTGCGCCTGCCTACTCCTACATCTATTCCTGGCGCACGCCGGTGCTGGACAGTCGCCCAGGCACTTTCCACGCGTGTGAGATTTCTTTTGCTTTTGACAATGCAGAGCTTTGCGACCACTACAGTGCAGGCGATCCAGCGGCATTTGCACTGTCGAAGCAAATGAGCACATCGTGGGTCAGCTTCGCGCGCACCGGAAATCCGAATCACAGCGGGCTTCCTCATTGGCCGCGCTATACGCAGGAGTCTAGAGCGGTCATGTGCTTCGACGCGCCCTGTGCGACGCGCAACAACCCGGAAGGCAAGGGGCTCGAGATCATCATGCGGTCGCAGCCTTCGGAATCTGCGCGATTGGATTAA
- a CDS encoding PadR family transcriptional regulator produces the protein MTKPVELPQGTLEMLILKAVSLGPLHGYGILLRIQQISGERLEILQGSFYTAIYRLERRGWIKGEWGESENNRRARFYSLTAPGRRQLKAETAKWADMAAVVANILDKKADEI, from the coding sequence TTGACGAAACCGGTCGAACTTCCGCAGGGCACACTCGAGATGCTCATCCTCAAGGCAGTCTCGCTCGGTCCCCTGCATGGTTACGGCATCCTGCTGCGCATCCAGCAGATCTCCGGGGAGCGCCTCGAAATCCTCCAGGGTTCCTTTTACACTGCTATCTATCGACTTGAGCGCCGTGGCTGGATCAAAGGCGAGTGGGGCGAGTCGGAGAACAATCGCCGCGCCCGCTTTTACTCGCTCACCGCTCCAGGCAGGCGTCAGCTCAAAGCCGAGACCGCCAAATGGGCCGACATGGCCGCTGTCGTCGCCAACATTCTCGACAAGAAGGCGGACGAGATATGA
- a CDS encoding ABC transporter permease, whose protein sequence is MAHRCVTHHSDVEEEFRSTLDAYKEDLIRQGLPEEEARRKARIDLGQPVAQNETYRDAIGLRPFDELGGDFRYGLRALRRNPSFAAVAVLSLALGIGATTAMFSLIYAVLLHPYPYAGADRIMNPVIIDEQHPDEPLWFPLSKEQFDDLRLAVPVDSPLGFNSSHMEITGGALPEDISGIYLTENAGIFFSVHPLLGRNIEQSDAENGGHSVVVLNYRFWQRHFSGDPHILGRTLEINYTPYTIIGVMPRSFAFNDSMGVGDVYLPGSLMRDLANVPYMAYIPWIKFRPHVTLAAANAALEPIDGTWISSVWSVIRTLKTITSCRSLTSINRGRTLSDEMTRCTA, encoded by the coding sequence CTGGCACACCGTTGTGTCACGCACCACAGCGACGTCGAAGAAGAGTTTCGTTCTACTCTCGACGCCTACAAGGAAGATTTAATCCGCCAGGGTCTGCCCGAAGAAGAAGCCCGCCGCAAAGCCCGTATCGACCTCGGCCAGCCCGTCGCCCAAAACGAAACTTACCGCGACGCCATAGGCCTCCGCCCCTTCGATGAGTTAGGCGGAGACTTCCGCTACGGCCTCCGCGCCCTGCGCCGCAATCCTAGCTTCGCTGCCGTCGCCGTGCTCTCACTCGCGCTTGGCATCGGCGCCACCACGGCGATGTTCTCGCTCATCTATGCCGTCCTGCTGCACCCGTATCCCTACGCCGGCGCCGACCGCATCATGAACCCCGTCATCATTGACGAGCAACATCCTGACGAGCCTCTCTGGTTTCCCCTTAGCAAGGAGCAATTTGATGACCTGCGCCTTGCAGTCCCGGTTGATTCGCCGCTTGGCTTTAACAGCTCGCACATGGAGATCACCGGCGGCGCTCTGCCGGAAGACATCTCGGGCATTTACCTCACAGAGAATGCTGGGATTTTCTTTAGTGTGCACCCCCTTCTCGGTCGCAACATCGAGCAATCCGATGCAGAGAACGGCGGCCACTCCGTCGTTGTTCTCAACTATCGCTTCTGGCAACGTCACTTCAGCGGCGATCCGCACATCCTTGGGCGAACGCTGGAAATCAATTACACCCCTTACACCATTATCGGGGTCATGCCGCGCAGCTTCGCATTCAATGACAGCATGGGCGTCGGCGATGTCTACCTGCCGGGCAGTCTGATGCGGGATCTTGCCAACGTTCCCTACATGGCCTACATACCGTGGATCAAGTTCCGGCCTCACGTCACACTTGCCGCCGCCAACGCTGCGCTCGAGCCCATCGATGGCACCTGGATCTCTTCTGTTTGGTCGGTGATCCGGACATTAAAGACAATCACAAGCTGCCGTTCGCTGACTTCAATCAACCGTGGGCGAACCTTGTCAGACGAAATGACCCGTTGCACCGCCTGA
- a CDS encoding VWA-like domain-containing protein, translating to MDCSGSIHARRLGLFEAEIRSILEGKCPSRVHVLFQILRSIRPWSIKQGSLSSFSPIGGGGTNFAPVFR from the coding sequence GTGGACTGCTCGGGATCGATTCACGCTCGCCGACTGGGTCTCTTCGAGGCAGAAATTCGCTCGATTCTCGAAGGAAAATGCCCGAGCCGGGTGCACGTGCTCTTTCAAATACTGAGGTCCATAAGACCGTGGTCTATCAAGCAGGGCAGCCTATCGTCCTTTAGCCCGATTGGCGGAGGAGGAACGAACTTCGCGCCCGTCTTCAGGTAG
- a CDS encoding MFS transporter, whose product MSSSADVEQPEALPARTRRRVGRTRWWIVWTLFFSTTINYISRQTFSVLSPVIAAQFHLTHTDLAKIIGAFQISYALTWLIGGIFLDAIGTRIGLAIAVVWWSLVNIMMVFARSVSAFILFRFMLGIGEGLNWPGASKTVAEWFPSEERSVAVAIFDSGSSVGGSLAALIIPWIALAFGWRWSFVFSGALGFIWLVAWLRIYQPLDRHHRVLPEEVALIRAGRQTASKSEKRGAERWLTLVRDPNVWAIVLGRALTDPIWWFYVFWLPQYLADNRGFDLKRIALFAWIPFVAADIGNFTGGFLSGYCVKHGISVTRARLWVCVASCAPMLAGIPAARVGNALLAITLVCVALWGFASWSTMGLTLPADLLPQDVVATVTGLSGFAAGLAGAGFTYAVGKTVDRFSYGPAFLAAGLLPLVATACLFLLIRPPRTGPA is encoded by the coding sequence ATGAGCTCATCAGCTGATGTTGAGCAGCCGGAAGCGCTGCCTGCCAGAACTCGACGGCGCGTGGGAAGAACGCGCTGGTGGATCGTATGGACACTCTTCTTTTCGACGACGATCAACTACATCAGCCGTCAGACGTTCTCTGTGCTGTCCCCGGTCATCGCCGCTCAATTTCACCTTACACACACCGATCTGGCAAAGATCATTGGAGCTTTTCAGATTTCTTATGCGCTTACCTGGCTGATCGGAGGCATTTTCCTCGACGCCATAGGAACACGCATCGGATTGGCCATTGCTGTAGTGTGGTGGTCGCTGGTCAATATTATGATGGTGTTCGCCCGATCAGTCTCTGCCTTCATCCTATTTCGCTTCATGCTCGGTATCGGCGAAGGTCTCAATTGGCCGGGCGCGAGCAAGACTGTGGCTGAGTGGTTTCCCAGCGAGGAGCGGAGCGTTGCCGTTGCGATTTTCGATAGCGGGTCGAGCGTCGGAGGCTCACTTGCCGCGCTGATTATTCCCTGGATTGCGCTTGCCTTCGGGTGGCGATGGTCGTTCGTCTTCTCAGGCGCATTGGGATTTATATGGTTGGTGGCATGGTTGCGCATCTACCAGCCTCTCGATCGTCATCACCGTGTGCTCCCCGAAGAGGTTGCGCTGATTCGAGCAGGGCGGCAGACAGCATCGAAATCGGAGAAAAGGGGCGCGGAGCGGTGGTTGACATTGGTGCGCGATCCCAACGTTTGGGCGATTGTCCTCGGCCGTGCACTCACAGATCCTATCTGGTGGTTTTACGTCTTCTGGCTGCCGCAATACCTGGCGGATAACCGCGGGTTCGACTTGAAGAGAATCGCTCTGTTCGCGTGGATTCCCTTTGTCGCCGCTGATATCGGCAACTTCACCGGTGGCTTCCTTTCAGGCTACTGCGTCAAGCACGGAATCTCCGTCACTCGAGCTCGATTGTGGGTGTGTGTGGCGAGCTGCGCGCCAATGCTCGCCGGCATTCCCGCAGCACGAGTGGGCAATGCTCTTTTGGCCATTACGTTGGTCTGTGTCGCGCTGTGGGGATTCGCCAGCTGGTCGACTATGGGCTTGACATTGCCAGCGGATCTGCTGCCTCAGGACGTGGTAGCAACGGTTACCGGTTTGAGCGGCTTCGCTGCGGGTCTGGCGGGCGCCGGGTTTACCTATGCTGTCGGCAAGACTGTCGATCGATTCTCGTACGGGCCAGCGTTTTTAGCCGCGGGGTTACTTCCGCTGGTCGCGACCGCATGTCTGTTTCTACTGATAAGACCGCCACGCACAGGACCCGCCTAA
- a CDS encoding Gfo/Idh/MocA family protein, whose protein sequence is MSDELNGGTDRRTFIKQAVGAALVAGMDARSYARVLGANDRIRLAQLGCGGRSHGHVHMVQLASKQIPVETVAVCDIWSLARERRAAQVKEAFNLTPQTYKYSEEMLARKDIDGVMIATGDFQHAKLCAEVVRAGKDCYVEKPFANVLSEAKETRDTVNASRQMVQVGSQHRSEPYQLAVRDLIRAGRIGKIVHIEQEWNVNEERWRFVGADTGISREMLQDRNVEWKEWLLGRNSQLREEDTDWQRWLLGKPYQPFDPHVYLEFRLYKNFSSGIFDQWMSHGSDLVHLWTDETYPESVVANGGVFAWKDGRENPDTCVAAVTYPKGFLYTYKTVFGNSYRSFSRIQGRDGTIANYGGEGASLFTISGEGGRDEYSGSPLETSLPVSVPAGDHEEIVKVEGAEAPNSDGPGDDSVIHVTNWLKSMQSRVQPNANVDHGFSHSIVIIMAAQSYWSGKKLYWDPHKEEIVDHPVAG, encoded by the coding sequence ATGAGTGATGAGTTGAATGGCGGTACAGACCGCAGAACCTTCATCAAGCAGGCAGTCGGAGCGGCACTAGTGGCCGGGATGGATGCGCGTTCTTATGCGCGTGTCCTGGGTGCGAACGATCGCATACGCCTGGCGCAATTGGGATGTGGCGGACGTAGCCATGGACACGTGCACATGGTGCAGCTGGCATCGAAACAGATTCCTGTCGAAACTGTCGCCGTATGCGATATCTGGAGCCTTGCCCGCGAACGGCGGGCTGCCCAGGTGAAAGAGGCATTCAACCTCACTCCGCAAACATACAAATACTCCGAAGAGATGTTGGCGCGTAAGGATATCGATGGAGTGATGATAGCGACCGGCGATTTTCAACACGCGAAGCTCTGCGCGGAGGTTGTGCGCGCAGGCAAGGACTGCTATGTGGAGAAGCCCTTTGCCAATGTGTTGTCAGAGGCGAAGGAGACGCGCGACACGGTGAATGCCTCCAGGCAAATGGTTCAGGTTGGTTCGCAACATCGCAGCGAGCCGTATCAACTTGCGGTACGGGATCTGATCCGCGCTGGCCGCATCGGCAAGATCGTTCACATCGAACAGGAGTGGAATGTTAATGAAGAGCGCTGGCGGTTTGTGGGCGCCGATACCGGGATCTCCCGCGAAATGCTGCAGGACCGCAACGTGGAATGGAAGGAATGGCTGCTCGGTAGGAATTCGCAACTCCGAGAAGAAGATACGGATTGGCAACGTTGGCTGCTCGGCAAGCCCTATCAGCCATTCGATCCTCACGTTTACCTTGAGTTCAGACTCTACAAGAACTTCTCCTCCGGGATTTTTGATCAGTGGATGAGTCATGGCAGCGACTTGGTGCATCTGTGGACGGACGAAACATATCCTGAAAGTGTGGTAGCGAATGGTGGAGTATTTGCGTGGAAGGATGGGCGCGAAAATCCTGATACTTGCGTCGCGGCTGTCACCTATCCCAAAGGATTTCTTTACACGTACAAAACGGTTTTTGGCAACAGCTATCGCAGTTTTTCGCGCATTCAGGGCCGCGACGGCACGATCGCGAATTATGGTGGCGAAGGAGCATCGCTCTTTACCATCAGCGGTGAAGGGGGCAGAGATGAATACTCCGGATCGCCACTGGAAACCTCACTACCAGTAAGCGTGCCGGCGGGAGATCATGAGGAGATCGTCAAGGTGGAAGGAGCAGAAGCGCCGAACTCAGATGGTCCCGGTGATGACAGCGTCATTCATGTAACGAACTGGCTCAAGTCCATGCAATCGCGTGTACAGCCGAATGCAAATGTGGATCACGGATTTTCGCACTCCATTGTGATCATCATGGCTGCACAGTCTTACTGGAGTGGCAAAAAACTCTACTGGGATCCACACAAGGAAGAGATCGTTGATCATCCGGTAGCTGGGTAG
- a CDS encoding glucosamine-6-phosphate deaminase, producing MRSFQVEAAKVEIYPDAVSMGRAAAQAVAEAIKEIEKRHTTINVIFATGASQLDMLDALTKINNLPWNKVRGFHMDEYIGLPISHPASFRGYLREKLTEKVSLKEFNEVDGTAPDAEAFSHDYAAKLRAAEPQICLLGIGENGHLAFNDPGVADFNDPLDVKVVHLDLVCKEQQAAEGWFASTDEVPESAITITIPALLRVPRLIVSVPGSRKARIVRRSLTESISTNCPATILRAHPNATIYLDEASAAELDDLFPRP from the coding sequence ATGCGAAGCTTCCAGGTTGAGGCCGCAAAAGTCGAGATTTATCCGGATGCTGTTTCTATGGGAAGGGCGGCGGCACAGGCAGTAGCGGAGGCCATCAAGGAAATTGAAAAACGTCACACAACAATCAATGTGATTTTCGCTACAGGTGCTTCGCAGCTTGATATGCTTGACGCGCTTACGAAGATCAACAACCTTCCTTGGAACAAGGTGCGCGGTTTTCACATGGATGAATATATCGGCCTTCCGATCAGCCATCCGGCGTCGTTTCGCGGATACCTGCGAGAGAAACTGACGGAGAAGGTGAGTCTGAAAGAATTCAATGAAGTAGATGGTACTGCGCCTGATGCCGAGGCATTCAGCCATGACTATGCCGCGAAGCTACGTGCCGCCGAGCCTCAGATCTGTCTCTTGGGAATCGGAGAAAATGGACATCTCGCGTTCAACGATCCAGGAGTAGCCGATTTCAATGATCCCTTGGACGTGAAGGTTGTTCACCTTGACCTTGTCTGCAAAGAGCAACAGGCTGCCGAGGGATGGTTTGCCAGCACTGATGAGGTTCCTGAATCTGCCATCACGATCACAATTCCGGCACTTCTGCGCGTGCCGCGACTCATCGTGTCGGTTCCAGGAAGCCGTAAGGCAAGGATTGTTCGCCGCAGCCTGACTGAATCGATTTCTACCAATTGCCCTGCTACCATCCTACGTGCACATCCCAACGCCACAATCTATCTGGATGAGGCTTCGGCTGCTGAGTTGGACGACCTGTTTCCCAGACCGTGA
- a CDS encoding amidohydrolase family protein: MKWQLAWTFLLIYAAAAVCGCRATLPAQGTSSSAIEAPVTGPFAVQELQQFTALDPIDTHTHVYQNAPELIALLERLNLHILDIVVARDPDQKSLDVERRQVSDFVNNSHGHATMCTTFDPFLYREPSFKKTAIAEIDGDFNHGAAAVKIWKNIGEQVKDPKGNYLMPDDPVFEPIYKEISDRDKTLIAHVADPNTIWEPPTPKAADYEYYMHHPEWYMYKKANAPSKAAILVARDHVLEMNPKLRVVGAHLGSMEADFKQLADHLDRYPNFAVDIAARMPYVVMLPRADAIAFIEKYQDRLIYATDHSLAAEAKAQDAVKQWESSYAFDWRFLATSDLLQYRDHQVQGLALPPAVLHKLYHDNALHWIPGVITAQR; the protein is encoded by the coding sequence ATGAAATGGCAATTGGCATGGACATTCTTGCTCATATATGCCGCAGCGGCAGTGTGCGGATGCAGGGCCACGCTGCCGGCGCAAGGTACATCCTCTTCAGCCATCGAGGCTCCAGTAACCGGGCCGTTCGCTGTCCAAGAGCTTCAGCAATTCACTGCGCTCGATCCCATCGATACACATACCCATGTCTATCAAAACGCGCCTGAATTGATTGCGTTGCTTGAACGGCTGAATCTCCATATTCTCGACATTGTTGTGGCGCGCGATCCCGATCAGAAGTCGCTGGATGTAGAGAGGCGCCAGGTTTCGGACTTTGTGAATAACAGCCACGGCCATGCAACCATGTGCACCACATTTGATCCGTTTCTGTACCGCGAGCCTTCTTTCAAGAAGACTGCCATTGCTGAGATTGATGGCGATTTCAATCACGGAGCAGCAGCAGTGAAGATCTGGAAGAACATTGGCGAACAGGTTAAAGATCCCAAGGGAAACTATCTGATGCCGGACGATCCTGTTTTTGAACCTATTTATAAGGAAATTTCAGATCGCGATAAAACACTCATCGCTCATGTGGCTGATCCAAATACTATCTGGGAGCCGCCGACTCCTAAAGCAGCAGATTATGAGTATTACATGCATCACCCAGAGTGGTACATGTATAAGAAAGCGAATGCGCCATCGAAAGCGGCAATTCTGGTAGCTCGCGATCATGTCCTCGAGATGAATCCGAAGCTTCGAGTTGTGGGTGCGCACCTGGGTAGTATGGAAGCCGATTTCAAACAATTGGCGGATCATCTTGACCGTTATCCGAACTTCGCAGTCGATATAGCAGCTCGCATGCCTTACGTTGTCATGCTGCCGCGGGCAGATGCGATTGCCTTCATCGAGAAGTACCAGGATCGGTTGATTTATGCGACGGATCACAGCCTTGCCGCAGAAGCAAAAGCTCAGGATGCGGTGAAGCAGTGGGAGAGTTCCTACGCCTTCGATTGGCGCTTCCTGGCGACATCCGATCTCCTTCAATACAGAGATCATCAGGTCCAGGGGTTAGCTCTTCCCCCTGCAGTACTGCACAAGCTTTACCATGACAATGCTCTGCACTGGATCCCAGGAGTCATAACCGCTCAACGATGA